A stretch of Candidatus Eremiobacterota bacterium DNA encodes these proteins:
- a CDS encoding glycosyltransferase — translation MSESAFRSFWEADVTMTPAAARIRDAASVTAPYADAPLELTFAVSCYNEADYIVDTLDMLLAASKEVGISYEVIVIDDGSRDRSREVVRQYIAEHPDDNIVLRANKKNKGFAQNYVDGAFVGKGKYYRLIPGDFGEPRDSVVAVLRTIGEADCIIPYYVPNHGRSITRRVLSTVFTFLVNMISGNRIHYYNGVPVLPRHAVMRWHTNTRGFGFQAEILCIVLALGFSYKQIPIKTFEKRQGKSNALTLPNVLSVLHTLLEIASRRASKYVWAPRTKPAVPQIETRTGETPVPEAAARSGPPL, via the coding sequence ATGAGCGAGAGCGCGTTCCGGTCCTTTTGGGAGGCCGACGTCACGATGACGCCGGCCGCCGCGCGCATCCGCGACGCCGCCTCCGTCACCGCGCCGTACGCCGACGCGCCGCTCGAGCTCACCTTCGCCGTCTCCTGCTATAACGAGGCGGACTACATCGTCGACACGCTCGACATGCTGCTCGCGGCCAGCAAAGAGGTGGGGATCAGCTACGAGGTGATCGTCATCGACGACGGCTCGCGCGACCGCTCGCGGGAGGTCGTCCGGCAGTACATCGCCGAGCACCCCGACGACAACATCGTCCTGCGCGCCAACAAGAAGAACAAGGGCTTCGCGCAGAACTACGTCGACGGCGCGTTCGTCGGAAAAGGAAAGTACTACCGGCTGATCCCCGGCGATTTCGGAGAGCCGCGGGACAGCGTCGTCGCCGTGCTGCGCACGATCGGCGAAGCGGACTGCATCATCCCGTACTACGTTCCGAACCACGGCCGCAGCATCACCCGGCGCGTCCTCTCGACGGTCTTCACCTTCCTGGTGAACATGATCAGCGGCAACCGGATTCACTACTACAACGGCGTTCCCGTGCTGCCACGCCACGCGGTGATGCGCTGGCACACGAACACGCGCGGGTTCGGGTTTCAGGCCGAGATCCTGTGCATCGTGCTCGCGCTCGGGTTCAGCTACAAGCAGATTCCGATCAAGACGTTCGAGAAACGCCAAGGAAAGTCGAACGCGCTGACGCTGCCGAACGTTCTCTCGGTGCTGCACACGCTGCTCGAGATCGCGAGCCGGCGTGCCTCGAAGTACGTGTGGGCGCCGCGCACGAAGCCCGCCGTGCCGCAGATCGAGACCCGCACCGGAGAGACTCCCGTGCCGGAGGCCGCAGCGCGCTCGGGGCCGCCGCTCTGA
- a CDS encoding NAD-dependent epimerase/dehydratase family protein, producing the protein MRVTVLGGNSFAGGDFIDLLLGTGAHDVLAISRSPEKTSCAYRARPRDRFAYRQLDLNRDPAEIGAALDAFGPDWVVNFAAQGELAASWAHPEDYFRTNCAALAALVDRLNRHPYVRRFLQVSTSSVYAAGGPPHTEASPPAPATPYGVSKAAFDQLLLAYHGASGFPAQIVRPPNLYGPYQQPYRIVPKSAIALKLGGWIDLHGGGRALKQYLHVRDASHAMLAVLERGGTGQTYNVAPPELASVREIVGLVCERLGKDFETCTREVEDRREQQAGLVIDATKIARELGWAARVPLRSGVEGVVDWVEREWEDLSGRPLVYAHQP; encoded by the coding sequence GTGCGGGTCACCGTCCTGGGGGGCAACTCGTTTGCGGGCGGCGACTTCATCGATCTGCTGCTCGGCACGGGCGCGCACGACGTCCTAGCGATCAGCCGCTCCCCCGAGAAAACGTCGTGCGCGTACCGCGCGCGACCACGCGACCGCTTCGCCTACCGGCAGCTCGACCTGAACCGCGATCCGGCGGAGATCGGCGCGGCGCTCGACGCCTTCGGGCCCGACTGGGTGGTGAACTTCGCGGCGCAGGGCGAGCTCGCCGCCAGCTGGGCGCACCCGGAGGACTACTTTCGCACCAACTGCGCCGCGCTCGCCGCGCTCGTCGACCGGCTGAACCGGCACCCGTACGTGCGCCGGTTCCTGCAGGTCTCGACCTCGAGCGTCTACGCCGCCGGCGGGCCGCCCCACACCGAAGCGTCGCCGCCCGCGCCGGCGACGCCGTACGGTGTCTCGAAGGCGGCGTTCGACCAGTTGCTGCTCGCGTATCATGGCGCGAGCGGCTTCCCGGCGCAGATCGTGCGCCCGCCGAACCTCTACGGTCCCTACCAGCAGCCGTACCGCATCGTCCCGAAGTCGGCGATCGCGCTGAAGCTCGGCGGCTGGATCGACCTGCACGGCGGCGGGCGAGCGCTCAAGCAGTACCTGCACGTGCGCGACGCCTCGCACGCGATGTTGGCGGTCCTCGAGCGCGGCGGGACCGGCCAAACGTACAACGTCGCGCCGCCGGAGCTTGCGAGCGTGCGCGAGATCGTCGGGCTCGTCTGCGAGCGGCTCGGCAAGGATTTCGAAACCTGCACGCGAGAGGTGGAGGATCGGCGCGAGCAGCAAGCCGGGCTCGTGATCGACGCGACGAAGATCGCGCGCGAGCTCGGCTGGGCCGCGCGCGTCCCACTGCGAAGCGGGGTCGAGGGCGTCGTCGATTGGGTCGAGCGCGAATGGGAGGATCTTTCCGGCCGGCCGCTCGTCTACGCCCACCAGCCGTAA
- a CDS encoding NAD-dependent epimerase/dehydratase family protein → MVTGGAGYVGSRLVPKLLDAGYEVVVFDLYLYGEQGLAPVRGNPNLTEIRGDLRDPAAVERAVAGADTVIHLACISNDPSFELDPDLGKSINYDCFPGLVRASKDAGVTRFVYASSSSVYGVKQEEHVTENLSLEPLTDYSKFKAMCEELLTDAREKGFETLILRPATVCGYAPRLRLDLSVNIMTNHAVNNRAIRVFGGSQVRPNIHIEDMTDLYVQTVSLPSELVDGKIYNAGYYNQTIGQIAETTRDVVGPDVTINVEPTNDLRSYRINSDLIKRELGFEAKRDIATAVRDLVSAFERGLIPDPMNDPRYFNIKTMQLAGLK, encoded by the coding sequence ATGGTCACGGGCGGGGCCGGCTACGTCGGAAGCCGGCTCGTCCCCAAGCTGCTCGACGCGGGCTACGAGGTCGTCGTCTTCGACCTGTACCTCTACGGTGAGCAAGGCTTGGCGCCGGTCCGCGGCAACCCGAACCTCACCGAGATTCGCGGCGACCTGCGTGATCCCGCGGCGGTCGAGCGCGCCGTCGCCGGCGCCGACACGGTGATCCACCTCGCCTGCATCTCGAACGACCCCAGCTTCGAGCTCGACCCGGATCTCGGCAAGTCGATCAACTACGACTGCTTCCCCGGCCTCGTTCGCGCGTCGAAGGACGCGGGCGTGACCCGCTTCGTCTATGCCTCCTCGTCGAGCGTCTACGGCGTCAAGCAGGAAGAGCACGTCACCGAGAACCTGAGCCTGGAGCCGCTGACCGACTACTCGAAGTTCAAGGCGATGTGCGAAGAGCTGCTGACGGACGCGCGAGAAAAAGGCTTCGAGACGCTGATCCTGCGCCCCGCGACGGTCTGCGGCTACGCGCCGCGCCTGCGGCTCGACCTGTCGGTGAACATCATGACGAACCACGCGGTGAACAACCGCGCGATCCGCGTCTTCGGCGGCTCGCAGGTGCGCCCGAACATCCACATCGAGGACATGACGGACCTGTACGTGCAGACCGTCTCGCTCCCGAGCGAGCTGGTCGACGGCAAGATCTACAACGCGGGCTACTACAACCAGACGATCGGCCAGATCGCCGAGACGACGCGCGACGTCGTCGGCCCGGACGTGACGATCAACGTCGAGCCGACGAACGACCTGCGCTCGTACCGCATCAACTCGGACTTGATCAAGCGCGAGCTCGGCTTCGAGGCCAAGCGCGACATCGCGACCGCGGTGCGCGACCTCGTCTCGGCGTTCGAGCGCGGGCTCATCCCCGACCCGATGAACGACCCGCGCTACTTCAACATCAAGACGATGCAGCTCGCCGGCTTGAAATAG
- a CDS encoding adenylyltransferase/cytidyltransferase family protein, producing the protein MTVSDPSQAVEKIVSVDQLAESVAAMKAAGKKVVLCHGVFDLLHYGHLLHFEEARKQGDALVVTITADAYVNKGPNRPAFTEAYRAKMLAALEIVDHVAVNHAPTAVELLKAVRPDVYAKGPDYKDHQADVTGKIGEEEAAVQAGGGTVYYTEDLTFSSSAIINRHLSSHSQEVNDYLAELRATYAPAQVHAALDSLRTMRVLVVGEAIVDEYVYVDQMGKSSKEPVLAMRYASEEQFAGGVLAIANHLAAFVDDVSLVTFLGARDAREDFVRERLAPNVRPTFFYKRESPTIVKRRYVESYLLSKLFEVYIFNDEFLCDEDAARFRAHLESIAAGYDLVVVADFGHGIFTPQAIETVQRSAKFLAVNTQQNAANIGYHTLSRYSRADFVCTNEGELRSDSRARIGEIEPLITAVAERLRSQNTLVTRGKRGALFYRTGEGWSSGPAFARSVTDRVGTGDAVLSWTAPMAAAGLPGKMIVFVANVVGAQAAQIVGNRSAVDRVATYKFIDSLLK; encoded by the coding sequence ATGACCGTATCGGATCCCTCGCAGGCGGTCGAGAAGATCGTCTCCGTCGACCAGTTGGCGGAGAGCGTCGCCGCGATGAAGGCGGCCGGCAAGAAGGTCGTGCTCTGCCACGGCGTCTTCGATCTGCTCCACTACGGCCATCTGCTGCACTTCGAGGAGGCGCGCAAGCAAGGCGACGCGCTGGTCGTCACCATCACCGCCGACGCGTACGTGAACAAGGGGCCGAACCGGCCGGCCTTCACCGAGGCCTACCGCGCGAAGATGCTCGCCGCGTTGGAAATCGTCGACCACGTCGCGGTCAACCACGCGCCGACCGCGGTCGAGCTGCTCAAAGCCGTGCGGCCCGACGTCTACGCCAAGGGCCCCGACTACAAGGACCATCAGGCCGACGTGACCGGGAAGATCGGCGAGGAAGAGGCCGCGGTCCAGGCCGGCGGCGGGACGGTCTACTACACCGAGGACCTCACTTTCTCGAGCTCGGCGATCATCAACCGCCACCTCTCCTCGCACTCGCAAGAGGTGAACGACTACCTGGCCGAGCTGCGCGCGACGTACGCGCCTGCGCAGGTCCACGCCGCACTGGACAGCCTGCGCACGATGCGCGTCCTCGTCGTCGGCGAGGCGATCGTCGACGAGTACGTCTACGTCGACCAGATGGGGAAGTCGTCGAAAGAGCCGGTCCTCGCGATGCGCTACGCCTCCGAGGAGCAGTTCGCCGGCGGCGTGCTGGCGATCGCGAACCACCTCGCCGCCTTCGTCGACGACGTCAGCCTCGTCACGTTCCTCGGCGCGCGCGATGCGCGCGAGGACTTCGTGCGCGAGCGGCTCGCCCCGAACGTCCGGCCGACCTTCTTCTACAAGCGGGAGTCGCCGACGATCGTCAAGCGGCGCTACGTCGAGAGCTATCTCCTCTCGAAGCTGTTCGAGGTGTACATCTTCAACGACGAGTTCCTGTGCGACGAGGACGCGGCGCGCTTCCGCGCGCACCTGGAGTCGATCGCCGCGGGCTACGACCTCGTCGTCGTGGCGGACTTCGGCCACGGCATCTTCACCCCGCAGGCGATCGAGACGGTCCAGCGCAGCGCGAAGTTCCTGGCGGTCAACACGCAGCAGAATGCCGCCAACATCGGCTACCACACGCTCTCGCGCTACTCGCGCGCGGACTTCGTCTGCACGAACGAGGGCGAGCTGCGCTCCGACTCGCGCGCGCGGATCGGCGAGATCGAGCCACTGATCACGGCGGTCGCCGAGCGCCTGCGCTCGCAGAACACGCTGGTCACGCGCGGCAAGCGCGGCGCGCTGTTCTACCGCACCGGCGAAGGCTGGTCGAGCGGGCCGGCCTTCGCGCGCAGCGTGACCGACCGCGTCGGCACCGGCGACGCCGTGCTCTCGTGGACCGCGCCGATGGCCGCGGCGGGACTCCCCGGCAAGATGATCGTCTTCGTTGCCAACGTCGTCGGCGCGCAAGCCGCCCAGATCGTCGGCAACCGCAGTGCGGTCGACCGCGTTGCGACGTACAAGTTCATCGACTCGCTGCTCAAGTAA
- a CDS encoding SDR family oxidoreductase encodes MSEARKVLVTGGAGFIGSHLVERLLADGHEVVALDNLAVGREANLADALATGRCRFHRADIRDADALAPLFEGARVVYHLAALADIVPSIERPGDYFTTNVTGTFNVMEAARAARAERVVYAASSSCYGIPEVYPTPEDAPIRPQYPYALTKYLGERIALHWGAVYDIPTVSLRFFNVFGPRARTSGTYGAVFGVFLAQKLAGRPFTVVGDGTQTRDFTYVTDIVDGVVTAANSGLREEILNLGSGGTYSVNELCRLLGGEVEHIPKRPGEPDCTFADTSKAERLLGWRAKIPFAEGVRRMLAHIEDWRGAPLWDAKSIADATKVWFEQLGETSKA; translated from the coding sequence ATGAGCGAAGCCCGCAAGGTACTCGTCACCGGCGGCGCGGGATTCATCGGGAGCCATCTGGTCGAGCGGTTGCTGGCCGACGGCCACGAAGTCGTCGCGCTCGACAACCTGGCCGTCGGGCGCGAGGCGAACCTCGCCGACGCGCTCGCAACCGGGCGCTGCAGGTTCCACCGCGCGGATATCCGCGATGCGGACGCTTTGGCGCCGCTGTTCGAAGGCGCGCGCGTCGTCTACCATCTCGCCGCGCTCGCCGACATCGTGCCGTCCATCGAACGGCCGGGGGACTACTTCACGACCAACGTCACCGGTACGTTCAACGTGATGGAGGCGGCGCGTGCGGCCCGGGCGGAGCGCGTCGTCTATGCGGCGTCGTCGTCCTGCTACGGAATACCGGAGGTCTACCCCACCCCGGAAGACGCACCGATCCGCCCGCAGTACCCGTACGCGCTGACGAAGTATCTCGGCGAGCGGATCGCGCTGCACTGGGGCGCGGTGTACGACATCCCGACGGTCTCGCTGCGCTTCTTCAACGTCTTCGGTCCGCGCGCGCGCACCTCGGGAACGTACGGTGCGGTCTTCGGCGTCTTTCTGGCGCAGAAACTCGCAGGCCGGCCGTTCACGGTCGTCGGCGACGGCACCCAGACGCGCGACTTCACCTACGTCACCGACATCGTCGACGGCGTCGTGACGGCGGCGAACAGCGGCCTGCGCGAGGAGATCCTGAACCTCGGCTCGGGCGGGACGTACAGCGTGAACGAGCTGTGCCGCCTGCTCGGCGGCGAGGTCGAGCACATCCCGAAGCGCCCCGGGGAGCCGGACTGCACGTTCGCTGACACCTCGAAAGCAGAGCGGCTGCTCGGCTGGCGCGCGAAGATCCCGTTCGCAGAAGGCGTCCGGCGCATGCTGGCGCACATCGAGGACTGGCGCGGCGCGCCGCTGTGGGACGCGAAGTCGATCGCGGACGCGACCAAGGTGTGGTTCGAGCAGCTCGGAGAGACGTCGAAAGCATGA
- a CDS encoding SIS domain-containing protein has protein sequence MESGTTSDRVTAYLDEMETVVKSISRAQVREVVDRLFEGWRAGRTTYIVGNGGSASTASHMMNDLNKMTTLPGAPRFRAIALTDNMPYITAIGNDLEYADVFYEQLRNLLLPSDILIAISGSGNSENVIRAANYARQIGATVIGLCGRPGSRLCQAADLVVTVGAESICHQEDGHLIINHTLALALRDRIAATL, from the coding sequence ATGGAGTCCGGCACGACGAGCGATCGGGTGACCGCCTATCTCGACGAGATGGAGACGGTCGTCAAATCGATTTCCCGCGCCCAGGTGCGCGAGGTAGTCGACCGCTTGTTCGAAGGCTGGCGGGCCGGACGCACGACGTACATCGTCGGCAACGGCGGGAGCGCGTCGACGGCCTCACACATGATGAACGACCTCAACAAGATGACGACGCTGCCGGGCGCGCCACGCTTTCGCGCGATCGCGCTGACCGACAACATGCCGTACATCACGGCGATCGGCAACGACCTCGAGTACGCCGACGTCTTCTACGAGCAGCTGCGCAACTTGCTGCTGCCGAGCGACATCCTAATCGCGATCTCGGGCTCGGGAAACTCCGAGAACGTCATTCGCGCGGCGAACTACGCCCGGCAGATCGGCGCGACGGTCATCGGCCTGTGCGGCCGGCCCGGCAGCCGGCTGTGCCAGGCCGCCGACCTCGTCGTCACCGTGGGGGCGGAGAGCATCTGCCATCAGGAAGACGGGCACTTGATCATCAACCACACGCTCGCGCTCGCTCTGCGGGACCGTATCGCCGCGACTCTATGA